The following DNA comes from cyanobiont of Ornithocercus magnificus.
CATCGGCAGCTTTGGCGGCTTTGGCGGCTTAATGCAGTTACCAAATGGATTGAGACGTCCAGTGCTGGTTTCAGGCACTGACGGAGTCGGCACAAAGCTAGAACTAGCTCAAAGACATGACAGCCACTACAGCGTAGGAATTGATCTAGTAGCTATGTGCATAAACGATGTTATTACTAGCGGTGCTCAACCATTATTCTTCCTCGACTATATTGCTACAGGTCTGTTTGAGCCGGAGAAGATAGCACGCACTATAGAGGGCATCGCAGCGGCGTGTGTAAAAAGTGGGTGCGCGTTACTTGGTGGAGAGACCGCAGAAATGCCGGGTTTTTATCCACCGGGTCGCTATGACCTGGCAGGGTTTTGTGTTGGAGTGGTTGAAGAAGAGCAGCTAATTGATGGCCACTTAGCTGCGGATGGCGACTGTATTATTGGCATTGGCAGTAGCGGTGTACACAGCAACGGTTTTAGCCTAATACGCCAAATTATCGAAAGTGTAGGAGCAGACTATAATAGTTGTTTTGGTTCTGGAGATCTGCCACTGTTCGAGACACTTCTCAAGCCTACCGAGGTATACTGGAGGGTTGTGGAGAGGATGTTGCAGACCAAACTGCCCATCCATGGAATGGCTCATATCACCGGCGGAGGTTTGCCCGAAAACCTTCCTCGTTGTCTCCCTCAGGGTCTCTATCCAGCATTGGATATAGCTAGCTGGCCAAGGCCTGAGATCTTTAACTGGCTACAGCAGCATGGTCAGGTGCCGGAACGTGATCTGTGGCATACCTTCAACATGGGCATCGGTTTCTGCCTGGTATTGCCTTCGGGCGCAACTGCTGGGGAAGCTATTGCCATCTGCCAGGAGTTTGATCTGCCAGCCTGGAGCATTGGCAGTATCCGTAGCATTGGCAGGAGTGGATATATTGCAGGACTCCCAAACTGAGACCCTAGGCTCCCATGATTACGTGTTTACAGGGTGCATGCGACAGTTAAGTAACGCGGCACCATCGATAGTGTTGTAGGACAATGTCCACACCGCGGTGCGGATCTGCGTCGTCACATTTTCATTATTTTCAGTCTGGAATCCATGCCCTACGAACGGTCCCAGCGCACCACTCGCCGTCGCAGTTCAGCCGGTCCTGTGCCACCACGCCGTCTCAACGGTAACCGCCACGAGCATGGCAATGAGCATCGTCAGGGCGAGCCACGCCCAACGTTCTTGGCACTACGGGATCACGGAAAAGTCTACGTTGCTGATATGCCGCATCTCTCTGATGGTCAGCTATCTCATATTGGCAAGGAAGCAGAAGAGGTGCTCGAGAGTTTGGAGCGTCGGATCTTGGAGCTTGAAGAGGGCGGTGTTGGATCGGGAACAGAGCGTGACACCTTGATTAAAGCTTGCACTAAGCGGCACGTGACCCGTCGCTTTATAAGAGCGATTGAGGAAGAGCGAGAGCAGCGTCGCAACAATCCAGCCCTACGTCACGCTGCCGGCGAATCTTTGCCTAGAACTTTTCTAGAGGTTGCTCGGCACCGCCTACCAGGAGCAACGTTTGACTCACTACTTCAAGAAGCACTGGCAGCCTGCGGAGACCAAGATATCTCCAGTGAAACATCTACTACTGAGGCCCAGCCAACCCATGATTCTTCTCCCACTCCTGAATCTGCAACAGATCCCTCAGGATTACCGGTAGTGGTTAGCCCTGATCCACAAGTTCACGGTACTTCCTAAATACTTAACTGCTTTGAAATGGGTTGGCCGGCATTTGCACCGCGCAATCTTGACTGAGCCTATCTAGTCGTGCTCTTTCTTGGTTATCTAACTGCCAGTTAAGGGCAGAAACCGCATGGCGAGCTTGTTCCGGTTGCCGAATGCCCGGGATCGGACAAGCTCCATGAGCACGGCACCAGTTGAGAGCTACCTCAGCCATTGACGCATCTTGTCCCTCAGCGATTTGAATCATCGCTCGACGAAGTTCTAGACTTCCAGGTAGAAGGCGATAGAAGAGTCGACGTCTTAGAGATGTCATGCGGGCACGCTTTAAAAAATTCTCCTCCTTGCCAGGTCCTACAGTCAGAACACCAAGCGAAAGTGGACTATAAGCAATTAGATCAATGTTCAGCTCACGGCAGATTGGCACCAGTATTTTGAGAGGGTCTGGTGCGAGAAGGGAAAGTTGGACTTGGAGACTTTTTAGCTTTACTCCACTCCGCTCAAGGCGATCATGAATCTGACGCAAACGTCTTGGGCCCACATTTGAGACACCAAGCTCTTGCACTGCTCCAGCCATGACGAGATCAGCTAAACCGTCAACTAGCGGGTCTTCTTGCCATGGTGCATAGCGTGCCGTGCTCCAATGTAGCTGGATTCTCTTGAGGTGACCACATAGACGGTTTTGACTAGCTTGGAATGCCCGATCAAATCCACGACGGCCCAAACGCCAGGGAAACGGGGCCAGTTTGGTGGCGACGGTCAGCGAGCGTAGATGCTCGGGCGACAACATCCCAAGAAATCGGCCTAGTAGGTTCTCGCTGCGGCCATTAAGACGGCCAGTGCCGTAGGAATCAGCAGTATCGATGAACTGAAGACCGCCATCAACAGCCTGAAGGAATGTTGCCGCAAGAGCATCATCATCTGTTGTCGGGTTGTACCCCCAGAGCAGCTGATTACCCCAGGCCCATGTTCCGAAACCCATCTCTGTCACACATACTCCGTCGTTGAACGCCATGATCGCCAGGTTGTCTCAAATGCCCGCGTTATGAACTTTTCTTCAGCAAAAACCACCTCAATGCAGTCAGAAGCAGCAGCCTCAGGAAATATCACACAGAATCAGGATAAGCATGAGTCAGTACTCTGCTCTCATTGCCGTCGCACATCTAAAAACGGCATCCGTTGCCTTGGCATGTGCGTAGCTGACAATGACTACTGACAAAGTGCTATCTTTCACTTTTTCTTCTATTTCCCTCTGCGACTGCTGGTCTCAACTTAATAGTTACCGCTCTAGTAGAGAGGGTTTTCTAAGTTCAGCACAGCGCAAGGCCTTTACCTTGCTCTACAGTTTCACTCTGGACAACATGCTTGCCATCTGACTAGACTGGAGAGCTCCAAATAGTGATTACTGCGCGTTTCATCTCTTAACCACATTTTTAGGCAAGAGCTGATTTTCCGACTGGTCTTTACTGCTTTAAACACTACTTGGTAAAGCTTCTATTTTTCTAGGTGCCTCGGATAGTTTTCGTCTGTATCTAGCGGAATAGGGACTTCTATAACCAAGAGTTTCAGGAAAGCGTTGCTCTTTAGAACCTAACAATAGTCTTATCACAAGCCTGGTTTATGGTTAGCAGAAATCAAGTTGCCGGCGCAAACATCAACAGTCGTAGCTTTAGTAGCTGGAGCTTTATTACCATAAAGCAAGATTAGCCTTCAGTATAGGAATACACTTGACTCTATAGAGGATAAAAGTATCTGTGAGCCTAGCAAGATTGTGGACAAGTAACCTAGTAAACATTAGTCAGATATATAGGCAAGTTTTCATATAAACACCCTCTGTAGCTAGTTTCTATCTGAGAATGGAAGGCAGCACTATAAGCGTTTAAGCTAAGGTATGATGGTTTAACCTAATCTAGTGTACATCAGATGAATAAGCTTTACCCACCTCAATATATTCTCAATGACTTGTCTAGATACTGTAATCTTTACTCTCTTATAAGACTAAGTCTGAATGGTAGCTGTTTGCCAAGCTTATGAACACCTCGTCTATCTTTGTCGTAAGACTGCAATTCTCACTATTCAGGGGCTATGGTTGATCAAAAGCAGGAGCACTAAGAACTAGCAATAACGATCGTGAAGTCTAGGAACCTCATTAATATTGAGTACCAAGAAGCAGTAGCCATTTGCATTCCAACCCTGCAAGAGAACAAGGTCCTAAGGCGCAGCTAAAGCCTGCGTACTGGGGTACTGCGTCAAAGGCGGCACCCAGATTCGAACTGGGGATAAAGGATTTGCAATCCTCTGCCTTACCACTTGGCCATGCCGCCAATCAAGACTGTGTAGTCTCAGCCAAGAACTGTATCAGTTGCGATCCGTCATCCCTACTTGTGATTTGTAACGGTCATGGCGAAGACGTGGTCGCACTTAAGGTCTTGGAATCCCTACATTGGCTGGTGCCAGATCTGCCACTGCAGGTTTTGCCCTTAGTTGGCGAAGGCAGAGCATTTACTAGTGCGGCCCGGGCTGGCTGGCTCCAGGTACTTGAACCACTTATCCATCTTCCGAGCGGTGGCTTCAGCAATCAGGGGCTCAGCAACTTGCTGGTGGATCTGCGTTCCGGTCTGTTGTCGTTAACTTGGAAGCAGTGGCAGGTAACTCGCCACAATGCTGCTGTAAATGCAGCCATCTTGGCTGTAGGAGATTTATTCCCCCTGTTCTTAGCCTGGAGTAGCGGGGGCAACTATGGATTTATTGGTACACCAAAAAGCGACTACACGTGGCGATCAGGTCCAGGTCACTCTCTGGGCGATGTGTACCACAGACTCAAGGGCAGCGAGTGGGATCCTTGGGAGTGGACTTTGATGCAGAGCAACCGCTGTCAAATGGTAGCTGTTCGTGACCAACTAACAGCACGGGGACTAAGACAACATCATGTGCCAGCTCAGGCCCTAGGTAACCCTGTAATGGATGGACTAAAAACTGTCTATTTGCCATCCTTACTCGAAGATTACCGCAGGATTATAGTCTTATGCGGTAGTCGCATGCCGGAGGCGCACAGGAATTTCAAGCACTTACTTAAAGCAATCAGTAAGCTCAAGAGCTCTATACCTGTACTGGCACTAGTTGCGACAAGCGAAGAGCCATCGGAACAAGATTTTCATCAGGATCTAGTAACTTTAGGTTATGCCTGCTGCCCGTCTTTAGGTGACGCCACTGGAGCTACATGCTGCTACATACGCCGTTCCCAACTTGTACTGATCGGATCCGGATGTTTTATGAACTGGGCAAGCTGGGCAGAGGTGGGTATTGCTACAGCTGGCACAGCTACTGAGCAGTTGGTAGGTCTAGGCATACCTGCACTGTCACTACCTGGGCCAGGTCCTCAGTTCACGTGGGCTTTTGCACAGCGACAGAGCCGGCTTCTCGGTGGTGCTGTTCGTCCTTGCACAGGACCAGAGCAGCTAACCAAGGAGCTTGAGCACCTCTTGGCAGATGCTTCACTACGCCATCGTATGGGCTCTATTGGTAGGTATCGCATGGGCTCTATTGGCGGCAGTGAACGCCTCGCACGCCAAGTCGCATCGTCTCTTCTACTGAAGCGTCCCTAAACCGGGTATGAGTAATAGGGGACAACAACTAGACGACAGTTATGGCAAAGACCCAGAAGCATGATTACATCAAACGTTGCGCGGAGCTAGCAAGCGAACTTAGCATCAGCCTGGAATCAGCCCGCCGGCGTGTTGAGGTAGCAGCAGGTTATTCGGGCCGCCGTGACCCAGTCACAAGGCTGAAAACGGCCGAAAGGCTCTTAGAAGAGATGAGGTCAGAATCTGAGCGGAAAAGCTGTAACCGATGTCTTGATGCGCTGCTCACAACTGCAGAAGATGAGTCTAACTTTATGCTTGAGGATTGAGTGCTTTTACATCAGTGCTCAAAGATTCGACTGAAGTGGGAACGGTCAAGCTCAGCCATTATGGGTAAACATTGAAAGCATCGCTGGGCAAGATCCCAGCGCTTCTCACGCTTCAGCATAGCCTTAAGACTAGCTCGTACAGGCAATAGGAAGCGAACATCATTCGATGCATAAGCAAGCTGTGCCTCAGTTAACTCGCCGACTCGACCCCAGTCACTACTCTGGGCTTGCTTATCAAGCTCAATTCCCACTAGATCCATTACGACTTCTTTGAGACCATGCCGTGGGCTATAGGTTCGCCCCAAACGACTTGCCACTTTTGTGCAGAAAATTGGGGCCACGAAGATATCTAGTCCAGCTGCAAAAGCAGCAACATCAAAGCGAGCAAAGTGGAATACCTTCTCGATAGTGTTATTTTCCAATAAGGACTTGAGTCTAGGTGCACTACACTGACCTTGATGGATGCGAACGCAAGCAACATTATCTTCTGCATCGCAGATTTGCACTAGGCACAACCGATCACGATCGTGGATAAGTCCCATTGTCTCTGTATCGACAGCAAGAGCCGTGGCTCGACCATAAAGTGCAGTCCACTCGGCATCGAGGTCTGCGTCAAATACGGCAAAATGGGCGGGATTGACAGTAAAGTCAGCCATCTAGTAGAGTTCAAAATGCAGTAGCTTGCATGATTCTACAGTGTTTAGATAAAGAAACCATATCCTTAGGTATGGTTTCAAGCCTAATGACAAAATTATAGTCTGGCATATTTAACCCAGACTACCGTTCTCACTTGCTAACTTCAGTACCTCTTGAATGGTGAATCGATAGCCTAGTTGCACAAGAGCACCACCTCACCACTTAGAACAGCTGAATGTTTTGACGAAATGTCTATGTCTTTTACCAACCCTTCTACCCTGCTGCTAACGCTTTTGTTAGCCATAGGTCTCGCTTTTTTCCTGCGGGCTGGTAGCAAAGACCGCACTACTGTCGTCGATGTGCATTCTCCTATGCCAGCTCTCATGGTTCTTGATGGACTCAGCAGTTGGCTTGAAGAACGAGGCTGGCAAAGTGATGGTGGTGATGCTGAGCGCCAAATTCTGCGATTTCGGGGGGAAGTAAGTGCAAGTCCAGCTCTTGCGCTGCTGCTATCCACACTAGGAGGAGTAGGAGCAGCCTGCCTCGGGCTTGTTTTAAGCTATCTTCAGCCTGCTCTGGGCTGGTGGCCCCTGCTTTTGTTGTTGGCTAGCCCGCTTGTTGGATGGCTTTATAGAAAGAAAGCTCACCGAATAGAGTCTGTAGAGCTCCGTCTTATAGCTCCAGATAGCAGATATGGCAGCACTCTACAGCTACGGGCCCACCGTGATGAGCTTATCGCTATTGAATTGGCTCTCGGGTCAAAGCTGAAGCTGAGCAGTGATGGGTCTTTACTCTCTTCACCAATCTAAAACTGTGTAATTTAGTCCTGGAGCTAACTGGCCAGATCCTAGCATTTGGTCAGCTCTCATTTTTTGGAGGCAACTACCATTATCTGTAACCGCTGAAGAAAGCTAAACTGTATGCCCGTAAAAGAGAGTCAAGATCTGCTAGCTTGCTGCTTCCAGTTTATGTGAAGCAGATGTCCTAAAACTATTAGTAGAAGTAGGACTGCCATAAGTTAAAAGCCCAAGCTATCTTTAATTTTAACTTGTATCAGGGCCAGAGATGGCGATAGATTACTTATCAGATTTGGAGATCTGTTTATTAATCAATCAAGGTCTCTGCTGCTAGCAAGCTCCGCACTTACCTCAAAGCCTAAGACAGAAACTAACAAAGTATAGTCAATCGACAGCCTGATATGGGCGGCAGCGTGCCTCCAGTGTCAAATCACTGAACCAGTCTTGTGGACATGTGAAGAGCTCAGTTAACAAAGCTTCGCGGGATCCAGGCTCTACAGAATAACCGTACTCCCAACGGGCAAGCGGTGGTAGAGACATCAGAATTGATTCTGTGCGGCCACTAGTTTGTAAGCCGAAGATAGTCCCTCGATCCCAAACGAGGTTGAACTCGACATAGCGACCGCGGCGATAGAGTTGGAACTGACGCTCTCGATTGCCCCAATTGTGAGAACTGCGCTTTTCCACAATTGGTACGTAGGCTGGCAAGAAGGCTTCCCCACAGGAGCGCATTAGTTCAAAGAATTGTTCCCAACTTAACAGTCGAGGACCAAGTCTTTTGGAGACTAAGGCTGCTTGCCCATCAGGGTTTTGTCCTCTGTACAAGATGCCATTAGAATCTTGGTAGTCGAAGAAGATCCCACCTACCCCACGAGTCTCGCCACGATGTTTCAGAAAGAAGTATTCATCGCACCAAGGC
Coding sequences within:
- a CDS encoding phosphoribosylformylglycinamidine cyclo-ligase, whose product is MDYKSAGVDVVAGRAFIDRIRPVVEATRQAGVIGSFGGFGGLMQLPNGLRRPVLVSGTDGVGTKLELAQRHDSHYSVGIDLVAMCINDVITSGAQPLFFLDYIATGLFEPEKIARTIEGIAAACVKSGCALLGGETAEMPGFYPPGRYDLAGFCVGVVEEEQLIDGHLAADGDCIIGIGSSGVHSNGFSLIRQIIESVGADYNSCFGSGDLPLFETLLKPTEVYWRVVERMLQTKLPIHGMAHITGGGLPENLPRCLPQGLYPALDIASWPRPEIFNWLQQHGQVPERDLWHTFNMGIGFCLVLPSGATAGEAIAICQEFDLPAWSIGSIRSIGRSGYIAGLPN
- a CDS encoding histidine phosphotransferase; translated protein: MPYERSQRTTRRRSSAGPVPPRRLNGNRHEHGNEHRQGEPRPTFLALRDHGKVYVADMPHLSDGQLSHIGKEAEEVLESLERRILELEEGGVGSGTERDTLIKACTKRHVTRRFIRAIEEEREQRRNNPALRHAAGESLPRTFLEVARHRLPGATFDSLLQEALAACGDQDISSETSTTEAQPTHDSSPTPESATDPSGLPVVVSPDPQVHGTS
- a CDS encoding oxidoreductase; translation: MAFNDGVCVTEMGFGTWAWGNQLLWGYNPTTDDDALAATFLQAVDGGLQFIDTADSYGTGRLNGRSENLLGRFLGMLSPEHLRSLTVATKLAPFPWRLGRRGFDRAFQASQNRLCGHLKRIQLHWSTARYAPWQEDPLVDGLADLVMAGAVQELGVSNVGPRRLRQIHDRLERSGVKLKSLQVQLSLLAPDPLKILVPICRELNIDLIAYSPLSLGVLTVGPGKEENFLKRARMTSLRRRLFYRLLPGSLELRRAMIQIAEGQDASMAEVALNWCRAHGACPIPGIRQPEQARHAVSALNWQLDNQERARLDRLSQDCAVQMPANPFQSS
- a CDS encoding Zn ribbon-like protein translates to MQSEAAASGNITQNQDKHESVLCSHCRRTSKNGIRCLGMCVADNDY
- a CDS encoding sugar synthetase: MICNGHGEDVVALKVLESLHWLVPDLPLQVLPLVGEGRAFTSAARAGWLQVLEPLIHLPSGGFSNQGLSNLLVDLRSGLLSLTWKQWQVTRHNAAVNAAILAVGDLFPLFLAWSSGGNYGFIGTPKSDYTWRSGPGHSLGDVYHRLKGSEWDPWEWTLMQSNRCQMVAVRDQLTARGLRQHHVPAQALGNPVMDGLKTVYLPSLLEDYRRIIVLCGSRMPEAHRNFKHLLKAISKLKSSIPVLALVATSEEPSEQDFHQDLVTLGYACCPSLGDATGATCCYIRRSQLVLIGSGCFMNWASWAEVGIATAGTATEQLVGLGIPALSLPGPGPQFTWAFAQRQSRLLGGAVRPCTGPEQLTKELEHLLADASLRHRMGSIGRYRMGSIGGSERLARQVASSLLLKRP
- a CDS encoding ribonuclease D; this encodes MADFTVNPAHFAVFDADLDAEWTALYGRATALAVDTETMGLIHDRDRLCLVQICDAEDNVACVRIHQGQCSAPRLKSLLENNTIEKVFHFARFDVAAFAAGLDIFVAPIFCTKVASRLGRTYSPRHGLKEVVMDLVGIELDKQAQSSDWGRVGELTEAQLAYASNDVRFLLPVRASLKAMLKREKRWDLAQRCFQCLPIMAELDRSHFSRIFEH
- a CDS encoding cofactor assembly of complex C subunit B; protein product: MSFTNPSTLLLTLLLAIGLAFFLRAGSKDRTTVVDVHSPMPALMVLDGLSSWLEERGWQSDGGDAERQILRFRGEVSASPALALLLSTLGGVGAACLGLVLSYLQPALGWWPLLLLLASPLVGWLYRKKAHRIESVELRLIAPDSRYGSTLQLRAHRDELIAIELALGSKLKLSSDGSLLSSPI
- a CDS encoding oxygen-dependent coproporphyrinogen oxidase: MDLSLSKPPIDSGERARTLALKLQDEICTELENLDNEGQFIEDSWKRPEGGGGRSRVMRQGRIFEQGGVNFSEVYGRQLPPSILRQRPEAEGHSWFATGISIVLHPRNPYIPTVHLNYRYFEAGPVWWFGGGADLTPYYPFLKDARHFHWKHREACDTIHTDLYQVFKPWCDEYFFLKHRGETRGVGGIFFDYQDSNGILYRGQNPDGQAALVSKRLGPRLLSWEQFFELMRSCGEAFLPAYVPIVEKRSSHNWGNRERQFQLYRRGRYVEFNLVWDRGTIFGLQTSGRTESILMSLPPLARWEYGYSVEPGSREALLTELFTCPQDWFSDLTLEARCRPYQAVD